The sequence below is a genomic window from Dyadobacter chenwenxiniae.
AATTTACATTTTATGGAAAAGGCCGCGACGATGGAAAGGAAGGTGGCGAGCATTCGGCTATTTTCTATAAAAAAGACCGCTTCAAAGCATTGCAATCGGGCGATTTCTGGATGAGCGAAACGCCGGACAAACCAGGCAAAGGCTGGGACGCAACCTGCTGCAACAGAATCGCTTCCTGGGTAAAGTTTCAGGATTTGTTAAGCAAAAAGGAGTTCTATTTTTTCAATGTTCACTTTGATCACCAGGGCGTTGAGGCGCGCAGGCAATCGGGACATTTGATGGTCAAGAAAATCAGCGAGATCGCTGGTAAATCAACCGTGATCTTAACCGGAGACTTCAATTCCACACCGGACACGGAGCAGATCAAGACGATCCAAGGTTTGCTGAACGACTCCCATGAGGTAACAAAACAGCCTCCATATGGCCCGGAAGGAACATTCAACAGCTTCAAATTCGACGCGCCGATGGACAAGCGCATCGATTATATTTTTGTCAGCAAGAATATTGATGTTTTGAAATACGGCGTTTTAACGGATGCCAGAGAACAACGTTATCCGTCTGATCACCAGCCTGTTTTAATCAAGGTTGAAATAAAATAAGGAGTGCCTTTCAGCGGTCGGCTTCTGGCAAATAATTTTGATTTTTTCACTAATTTACCTGCCAGAAGCCGACCGCCGAAAGACAAAAGCGGACTGTTCGAGCGCCATTACCGCCTAATGTTCCTAAAAATGACCAAATTGCTGCTCCGACTTGTTGCACTTTCTTTCCTCTTCCCCCCTGCTTTTGGTCAGCTTATCAAGATAAAAATCGTCAACCCCGATGGACTGAAAGGCCGGAAAGCGATCTTGCTAACCCGTGAAAAGGGTTTTGCAGCAACCGTACATTCAATTAAACTAGGCCAGGACAGCATTAACTTGCAAATGGAAAAGGATCTTGTTCCGAATTTGTACCAAATGCAGGTTTCGCAATTGAAAGGCTCCCTTTATTTTTTTCTGGAAAACGGCGTCAAGATCCAGCTTGATACGACGGATCTTTCCAAATCAGTCGCAAGCAATTCAAAAAGCAACGAAGAATGGCAGGTGTTTTGGAACAACATTCAAAAACCTTCCGACGACCGCTTGCTCATCTACACCGCCGGCGAAGGACGCGCCAGAAACAAAGCCCAGGCCGACAGCATTGATTATTGGCGTGGTCGGCAAGCCATCGAACGCCTGGACCTCCAAATCAAAACCAGCACATTCATCCAAAACAACCTAAGCTCATTCGTAAGCCTTTATCTCCTGAAAGTCAACTGGTATGCCTTCAAAAACCTGGGCATTTTCGAAAAACTCGACCCATCATTAGCAAGGCACCGGACTTATAAGTTTTTGAAAGAGAAAAGGCGGGGGAATAGTTGAATGGGTCGTACGGAAGTTCATGCCAAGCTTCGGACTAAATCAATGGTCCACTCAACTTGATCAAGGTCTGAAATGAATTTAACCAAGTCAGGATCAATCCAATTTAATACACTGACAATCGCTAAATGAACGTTTAGTGCGTTGTTAAAGTCAATTTTAAATCCTTCAAAACAGATCGGCTCGTTATGATTAATTCGATTTCTGAACCTTCGGATAACATCAAGCGTATCTTTCACGTCCTTACGGCCATAGCCTGCGGGTAAAACTTGAAATATTTGAATAGGTGTTCCTTGAAGTAATTTATAATGATTTACCTCGAATAAATCTGTCCAAAAGCCAAACGGCAGCTCTGCAATGATCTTTCCAGTTGTAACACTGGTTCCCGACTTTATTATCCGTTTTTCAGCACTAGTAACCTCCCTAATTAGAAAGTCATTCGTTTTTCGCAGACCTGTCTTCTTGTAAAGAAAAGTTAAAATCGGGTCAGACATAAATCCTTTTCGCTGATTAGTTATCCAACTAGTGTCGAGAAAATGCTCGGAGATAACATCATTAAGTCGGTTGCGTAGCACAACCTCCAATATTCCCAGAAGTGGATGGAAGGCCTGAGAGACTTTCAAATTGCCTTTGTAAAGGCTTTGAGGGGATATGGGTGAACCTTGACTCGCTTGTAAAAATCTGCTTACTCTCGGCTCTGAAAAATATAGTGTGAAATTATCAAAATGCATTTGCGCTTTTTTTGTTCGCCAAATATAAATATTTTTGTGTGCGATGCTTGGAAAAGCCTCTTATCCTCGGATAACGTAACCAAGTTATAGACCAATGACCTGCCATTTATGACAGGTCATTTTATTTGTTCCAGATCGTAGATTTTACGGATGCACTCGCCTCACAAATCCGCAATGTACTTCTGCCCACCCAGATACCGCATTTGCCTTACAATCTGGCCTGTCCGCTTTTGGACGTAGCCCGATGGATTTTTGATCGAGAACCGCACTGGGTTTGGGAGCACAGCGGCGATGCGGGCGGCTTCGAAGCGGGAGAGCTTTTTGGCGGATTTATCGTAGTATCTTAATGAGGCTGCTTGAACCCCGAATGTCATTTTTCCCATTTCGGCTACATTCAAATATACTTCCAGAATGCGCTCCTTGTCCCAGATCAATTCAATTAAAACGGTGAAATAAGCTTCTAAACCCTTTCTGATGAAGCTTCTGCCATGCCATAGGAAAACATTTTTGGCGACTTGCTGCGAGATTGTACTAGCCCCGCGCACCCGTTTCCGCTTTTCGGTCACAGCATTATAAATCTGATCAAAGTCAAATCCCCAGTGGTTGGGAAAATTCTGGTCCTCGGATGCAACAACGGCCAGCGCTACTTCCTTTGAAATGTTTTCGTAAGGCTCCCAGTCGTGATGGATTTCAGTATCCTCATCTGCCCTGAAAGCTTCCACTTTTCTTGACAGCATAAATGGCGTGACCCAAACAGGTAAGAACTTCAAAACCAGCACCCAAACGATTGAAACAACGAAAAAAACGATGAGCATTCTTAGCGCAATAAATTGCAAACGGCGGAGCATAAAACTTTTTTACTTCTAAAACCTGTGACCAAACCAAAAAATCAGCGTACAAAGAACAGAAACTAATCAGGTTAAGACAAAGAAAATAAAGACCATTCCCTTAAATATTTCGGCACACGCTAATTCCAAATGCTATGAATGAAGATATCCTGAGTTTTATATGGCGATTCCAATATTTCGCTGCGGAAGCATTATACACCGATGAAGGCAGCCAGCTTTCCATTATCCGAACAGGCCATAGGAACGGCAATTCCGGCCCGGACTTTTCCGAAGCACGCGTTGTGATCGGCGAATTTCAGTGGATCGGCAGTATCGAAATCCATGTAAAATCATCGGATTGGTATTTACATGACCACGAAACGGACCCTGCTTATGAAACGGTAATCCTGCATGTGGTTTGGGAAAATGACCGGCCGGTTGTAAGGCGTGATGGCACTTTACTGCCTACACTCACATTGAAAGGAATTGTAAAAAAGTCCGTTTTGGAGCGGTATACCCAGTTGCAGGACGAAACCGAGACGATTCCCTGTGCGCCCATGTTCGCGCAGGTCAATGAAATTCAAAAATACGGGATGCTTGACCGGACTTTACTCGAAAGGTTGGACAAAAAGGCCAGCCTGGTGATGGAGTTACTGGCCAGAAACAACAACGACTGGGAAGAAACCGCCTACCAGTGGCTCGCAAGGAACTTTGGATTCAAATTAAATGATGCACCATTCACACGCCTGACTGAAATTGTAACCTGGAAAATTATCCGGAAACACCGCGACAAATTATCCCAGATTGAAGCATTGCTTTTTGGCTGTGCAGGACTTATCCCAATCGAATCCAACGATTTTTACATCCGCCAGCTGCGAACGGAATATCAGTTTTTGAGTGCCAAATACGGATTAAAAACTCAGCAGATGAATGGTCACGAATGGAAAAACCTGCGCATGCGGCCAGCAGGGTTTCCTACCGTGCGCCTCGCTCAATTTGCGCGGCTGATACACAAAAACGGCAGTTTGTTTTCTGAAATTATTTCCACTTCTGCCTTTTCATCTTTGCAGGCCATGTTTCATACTGAACAGTCTGATTACTGGCAGGATCATTATCTATTTGAGAAAAAATCAAAAGGGAAAGTGCCATTTCTGGGAAAAGACTCTGTTAATCTGCTTATTATCAATGGTGCTGTGCCCCTTTTGGTCGGTTATGCCAAGCATAGGCAACAACCGGAACTGCTGGAAAAAGCAATTTACTGGCTATCCGAAATCGGCGCGGAAAAGAACCGCATCACGAGGGAATGGGAAATGTTAGGAATGAAAGTGACAACTGCCGCTGATTCACAGGCGCTTATTGAATGGTATAATCATTACTGTACATTCCGGAAATGCCTGGAATGTACAGTTGGGGCAACATTGATTCGCTCCGTCAGCCTTTAACCAGGTTCACGCCCGTAAGCAAGAAAACCGTTCCGACCAAAAACGGAACCACAGATTCCCATTTGGAGACAGTAAGTCCTAGTACCGGCTTGTCGGATAAAAATGCAATGCAGGCAAATAACAGGACCGAAATGCCTAAGATTGTGAGAAGTGCGCCAAAGAAGCGTTTAAACTGCGTATTGTTTTCCATTTAGTTGTAATGAGGAGTCAGATTTATGATTGTAAAGTTAAGCCCATTTTTTCGCCCTCTTGCACCATATATGCGTAGGCAGGATCAAATTCGTTCTGGATAATGCCTTCCAGAA
It includes:
- a CDS encoding endonuclease/exonuclease/phosphatase family protein: MKKIALALSFLFALSQSTFAQKNTINVASYNVRYNTANDGVNAWPNRKENVKGLIRFHEFDIFGVQEALIGQLKDVAELTEFTFYGKGRDDGKEGGEHSAIFYKKDRFKALQSGDFWMSETPDKPGKGWDATCCNRIASWVKFQDLLSKKEFYFFNVHFDHQGVEARRQSGHLMVKKISEIAGKSTVILTGDFNSTPDTEQIKTIQGLLNDSHEVTKQPPYGPEGTFNSFKFDAPMDKRIDYIFVSKNIDVLKYGVLTDAREQRYPSDHQPVLIKVEIK
- a CDS encoding DUF4369 domain-containing protein: MTKLLLRLVALSFLFPPAFGQLIKIKIVNPDGLKGRKAILLTREKGFAATVHSIKLGQDSINLQMEKDLVPNLYQMQVSQLKGSLYFFLENGVKIQLDTTDLSKSVASNSKSNEEWQVFWNNIQKPSDDRLLIYTAGEGRARNKAQADSIDYWRGRQAIERLDLQIKTSTFIQNNLSSFVSLYLLKVNWYAFKNLGIFEKLDPSLARHRTYKFLKEKRRGNS
- the mtgA gene encoding monofunctional biosynthetic peptidoglycan transglycosylase, which encodes MLRRLQFIALRMLIVFFVVSIVWVLVLKFLPVWVTPFMLSRKVEAFRADEDTEIHHDWEPYENISKEVALAVVASEDQNFPNHWGFDFDQIYNAVTEKRKRVRGASTISQQVAKNVFLWHGRSFIRKGLEAYFTVLIELIWDKERILEVYLNVAEMGKMTFGVQAASLRYYDKSAKKLSRFEAARIAAVLPNPVRFSIKNPSGYVQKRTGQIVRQMRYLGGQKYIADL
- a CDS encoding DUF2851 family protein, with protein sequence MNEDILSFIWRFQYFAAEALYTDEGSQLSIIRTGHRNGNSGPDFSEARVVIGEFQWIGSIEIHVKSSDWYLHDHETDPAYETVILHVVWENDRPVVRRDGTLLPTLTLKGIVKKSVLERYTQLQDETETIPCAPMFAQVNEIQKYGMLDRTLLERLDKKASLVMELLARNNNDWEETAYQWLARNFGFKLNDAPFTRLTEIVTWKIIRKHRDKLSQIEALLFGCAGLIPIESNDFYIRQLRTEYQFLSAKYGLKTQQMNGHEWKNLRMRPAGFPTVRLAQFARLIHKNGSLFSEIISTSAFSSLQAMFHTEQSDYWQDHYLFEKKSKGKVPFLGKDSVNLLIINGAVPLLVGYAKHRQQPELLEKAIYWLSEIGAEKNRITREWEMLGMKVTTAADSQALIEWYNHYCTFRKCLECTVGATLIRSVSL